The following are encoded together in the Girardinichthys multiradiatus isolate DD_20200921_A chromosome X, DD_fGirMul_XY1, whole genome shotgun sequence genome:
- the LOC124862396 gene encoding carbohydrate sulfotransferase 12-like, with protein MGTSRMFRIFVVLGSAFMILLIIIYWDDVGASNLYLHIPVSPGPKVPHPPPQLRPHTTRTPSFLSDIDAFVNQFLEPGTGEPTDTMQVDLSNQSEKSEERYIPRREWKIHLTPVAAELRERQEKRRRLLQEVCANDSVVFPGKNRSFDDIPNKELDHLIVDDRHGIIYCYVPKVACSNWKRIMIVLSESLQQEGAPQRDPLAIPRDLVHNSSMHFTFNKFWKRYGKFAKHLMKVKLKKYTKFLFVRDPFVRLISAYRNKFEMRNEDFYRRFAQVMLRRYANQPTPPASVDKAFTLGVHPSFSHFIQYLLDPQTEKDMPFNEHWRQVYGLCHPCQIQYDFVGHLETVEEDAEHLLRLLRVDNVVEFPTSQRNLTASTWETNWFSKVPVEARRELYKLYEPDFRLFGYDRPESILNE; from the exons ATGGGAACATCCAGGATGTTCCGCATTTTCGTGGTCTTGGGCTCGGCCTTCATGATCCTTCTCATCATCATCTACTGGGACGATGTAGGAGCCTCAAACCTCTATCTGCACATCCCGGTATCCCCGGGCCCCAAAGTCCCTCACCCACCTCCCCAGCTGAGGCCCCACACCACACGGACCCCATCTTTCCTGTCAGACATAGACGCCTTCGTCAACCAGTTCTTAGAGCCGGGAACCGGGGAGCCCACTGACACAATGCAAGTTGATTTGAGCAACCAGTCAGAGAAGTCAGAGGAGCGTTACATCCCCCGGAGGGAATGGAAGATTCACCTTACTCCAGTGGCAGCAGAGCTCCGAGAGAGACAG GAAAAGAGGCGAAGGTTACTCCAGGAGGTGTGCGCCAACGACAGTGTGGTGTTTCCGGGCAAAAACCGTTCATTTGACGACATTCCCAACAAAGAGTTGGATCATCTTATTGTAGATGACAGACACGGCATCATCTACTGTTATGTTCCCAAG GTAGCGTGCAGTAACTGGAAGCGTATCATGATCGTACTCAGTGAGAGCCTGCAGCAGGAGGGCGCTCCCCAAAGAGACCCTCTGGCAATTCCCAGGGATCTGGTCCACAACAGCAGCATGCACTTTACCTTTAATAAGTTCTGGAAACGCTACGGAAAATTTGCAAAGCACCTCATGAAG GTGAAGCTGAAGAAGTACACAAAGTTCTTGTTCGTGCGGGATCCATTTGTGCGTCTCATCTCCGCCTATAGGAACAAATTTGAGATGCGCAACGAGGACTTCTACCGCCGCTTTGCACAAGTTATGTTGCGCCGCTACGCCAACCAGCCGACACCTCCTGCCTCTGTGGACAAGGCGTTCACTCTGGGCGTCCACCCGTCTTTCTCCCACTTCATCCAGTATCTTCTGGACCCTCAGACCGAGAAGGATATGCCCTTTAATGAGCACTGGCGGCAAGTGTATGGACTTTGCCATCCTTGCCAGATTCAGTATGACTTCGTGGGCCACTTGGAaacggtggaggaggacgcggAGCACCTCCTACGCCTGCTGAGGGTGGACAACGTGGTGGAATTTCCCACCTCACAAAGGAACCTGACGGCGAGCACCTGGGAGACCAACTGGTTCAGCAAGGTGCCTGTCGAGGCTCGCCGGGAACTCTACAAGCTCTATGAGCCTGACTTCAGACTCTTTGGTTACGACAGGCCAGAGTCGATCCTCAATGAGTGA